From Tripterygium wilfordii isolate XIE 37 chromosome 13, ASM1340144v1, whole genome shotgun sequence, the proteins below share one genomic window:
- the LOC120012392 gene encoding zinc-finger homeodomain protein 1-like yields the protein MEFEDQEEHDEDMELPASYDSLGNTTRPNSGPEPILSASVAGPKKPRYRECLKNHALAIGGQAVDGCGEFMAAGAEGTMDGLKCAACNCHRNFHRKESAESCGEVVFHPHLGVPQFTPYYRTPAGYLQVAPQQQQQYRPLALPSSSGGGGSHSRGEDQEDVSNPGVYGGVSRKRHRTKFTQEQKEKMLGLAERLGWRLQKHDEEVVQQFCNETGVKRQVLKVWMHNNKHTLGWISR from the exons ATGGAGTTTGAGGATCAGGAAGAGCACGATGAGGATATGGAGCTGCCGGCGAGTTACGACTCGCTAGGCAACACTACCCGCCCAAATTCGGGACCCGAACCCATTCTCTCCGCGAGTGTTGCGGGCCCGAAGAAACCCAGGTACCGAGAGTGCCTGAAGAACCACGCTTTAGCAATCGGAGGTCAGGCAGTGGACGGCTGCGGCGAGTTCATGGCGGCTGGAGCAGAAGGTACGATGGATGGGCTAAAATGCGCCGCGTGCAACTGTCACCGTAATTTCCACAGAAAGGAGAGCGCCGAATCTTGCGGTGAAGTCGTTTTCCATCCCCACCTCGGGGTCCCGCAATTCACGCCCTACTACCGAACTCCAGCTGGATACCTTCAGGTGGCacctcagcagcagcagcagtacCGGCCTCTCGCTCTACCTTCGTCGTCAGGCGGTGGAGGGAGTCACAGTCGAGGAGAGGATCAAGAAGACGTGTCGAATCCGGGAGTGTACGGAGGAGTTTCGCGGAAGAGACACCGAACAAAGTTCACGCAGGAGCAGAAGGAGAAGATGCTTGGACTGGCGGAGAGGCTCGGGTGGAGATTACAGAAGCACGATGAGGAAGTTGTCCAGCAGTTCTGTAACGAGACAGGTGTGAAGAGGCAGGTGCTCAAGGTGTGGATGCATAATAACAAGCACACTTTGG G